A genomic stretch from Pelodiscus sinensis isolate JC-2024 chromosome 23, ASM4963464v1, whole genome shotgun sequence includes:
- the LOC102445288 gene encoding protein-arginine deiminase type-3-like — protein sequence MKEQRVVQVSTEHPSYAVCVVGTEISVDIYRSAPSGATSFDAEGTSGVKIYVASNPNAEKKPAGASRWPLSPEVEVVVSMGVPSSTLNDNKVRISYYGPIEDAPIEGAWLYLTCVNVSLDADTSRSGRVESNGTNKTEWTWGPDGQGAVLLVNCDKDCDRDCHDMDSASQYVRSSADLQDMSLMTLRVQGPTAVFDACKLVLHVSESDVDKVGVFHDSGNNSISQYRHVLGMNKQSYVVDATGRQQDTFYIEGLVFPDADFSGLVSFSVTLLEVSEQNKPDTPLFTDTVVFRVAPWIMTPNTLQPLEVFVCSIETDANPNGDFLEALRALVRKANCKLTVCPEVENRQDRWIQDEMEFGYVEAPHKIFPVVFDSPRDRGLKDFAFKRILGPDFGYVTRVSSKGQVSSLDSFGNLEVSPPVTVRGKGYPLGRILIGSSLPRSGNMKMTKAVTDFIYAQKVQSPVELYSDWLTVGHIDEFLSFVPAPDGKGFRLLLASPDACYKLFKKKQREGHGQAAQFAGLETVETVTIDDMLDDETLRSDNNYAQSCIDLNRQTLKQELGLTEQDIVDIPQLFQLNGSEADAFFPDMVNMIVLGKHLGIPKPFGPIIDGRCCLEENVRSLLEPLGLTCTFIDDFFSYHALLGEIHCGTNVRRKPFSFKWWNMIP from the exons ATCCGCCCCAAGCGGTGCTACGTCATTTGATGCGGAGGGTACCTCTGGAGTGAAAATCTATGTTGCCTCCAACCCTAATGCTGAGAAGAAACCTGCTGGTGCATCGAGATGGCCTCTCAGTCCAGAGGTGGAGGTCGTAGTGTCCATGGGGGTCCCCAGCAGTACCCTCAATGATAACAAG GTTAGGATTTCATACTATGGACCGATCGAGGATGCACCAATAGAGGGGGCTTGGTTGTACCTCACCTGTGTCA ATGTCTCTCTGGATGCCGACACGAGCCGCAGCGGGAGGGTGGAGAGCAATGGAACCAACAAG ACGGAATGGACGTGGGGCCCTGACGGGCAGGGAGCCGTGTTGCTGGTGAACTGCGACAAGGACTGTGACAGGGACTGCCACGATATGGACAGTGCTTCCCAGTATGTGCGGTCCAGTGCAG ATCTTCAAGACATGTCACTTATGACCCTGAGAGTCCAAGGTCCCACCGCCGTCTTTGACGCTTGCAAGTTGGTTCTTCATGTTTCCGAGTCTGACGTGGATAAAGTGGGAGTTTTCCATGACAGTG GCAATAACTCGATTTCCCAGTACCGGCATGTACTGGGGATGAATAAACAATCCTATGTAGTGGATGCCACCGGCAGACAGCAGGACACCTTCTACATCGAGGGATTAGTTTTCCCGGATGCTGACTTCTCAGGGCTGGTTTCCTTCAGCGTCACCCTGCTAGAGGTCTCCGAGCAG AACAAGCCAGACACCCCGCTTTTCACAGACACAGTTGTCTTCCGGGTGGCCCCGTGGATAATGACCCCCAACACCTTGCAGCCCTTGGAGGTTTTTGTTTGCAG CATTGAGACAGACGCCAACCCTAATGGGGATTTTCTGGAGGCGCTGAGAGCCCTGGTGAGAAAAGCCAACTGCAAGCTCACCGTCTGCCCTGAGGTGGAAAACCGGCAAGACCGCTGGATCCAG GACGAGATGGAGTTTGGCTACGTGGAGGCTCCCCACAAGATCTTCCCCGTGGTCTTCGACTCCCCCAGGGACAGAGGCCTGAAGGATTTTGCTTTTAAAAGGATTCTG GGCCCTGACTTTGGCTACGTGACCCGAGTCTCTTCCAAGGGACAAGTCTCCAGCCTGGACTCCTTTGGGAATTTGGAAGTCAGCCCTCCGGTGACCGTCCGTGGGAAGGGGTATCCCCTGGGGAGGATCCTCATTGGAAGCAGCTTGCCCAG GTCGGGCAACATGAAGATGACAAAGGCCGTCACGGACTTCATCTATGCCCAGAAGGTTCAATCCCCCGTGGAGCTGTACTCTGATTGGCTGACTGTGGGTCACATTGATGAATTCCTGAGCTTTGTCCCAGCTCCTGATGGGAAG GGTTTCCGGCTGCTCTTGGCCAGCCCAGACGCCTGCTACAAGCTGTTCAAGAAGAAACAAAGAGAAGGTCATGGCCAAGCAGCCCAGTTTGCAG ggctggagacCGTGGAGACCGTAACAATAGACGACATGCTGGATGATGAGACCCTGAGGAGCGACAATAACTACGCGCAG agctGCATTGACTTGAATCGACAGACCCTTAAGCAGGAGCTGGGCCTGACTGAACAAGACATCGTTGATATCCCTCAGCTGTTCCAGTTGAATGGTTCCGAGGCGGATGCTTTTTTCCCAGACATG GTGAACATGATCGTCCTGGGGAAACATCTGGGCATCCCAAAGCCGTTTGGGCCGATCATCGACGGGCGCTGCTGCCTGGAAGAGAACGTCCGCTCCCTGCTGGAGCCGCTGGGCCTGACCTGCACCTTCATCGATGACTTTTTCTCCTACCACGCCCTGCTGGGGGAGATCCACTGCGGCACCAACGTCCGCAGAAAACCCTTCTCCTTCAAGTGGTGGAACATGATCCCCTGA